A single region of the candidate division WOR-3 bacterium genome encodes:
- a CDS encoding LEA type 2 family protein: MVCRILVPIAVAAILCLTGCRPKVEPVSADFRRLSLQEMKYGTIELTLSNPNHFPLDIDSLYYALILAADTVASGRRPMPIHIGAADSTRADFPFELKLGVTDIISQLPRVLSDTVWLRLNGRYRLPGPIGRYRLPFSYIRSVPLAEEVRKLVERIKGALGD; this comes from the coding sequence ATGGTCTGCCGAATCTTGGTGCCAATTGCCGTAGCTGCGATACTTTGTCTTACCGGTTGCCGGCCCAAGGTCGAGCCAGTCAGCGCCGATTTCCGCAGACTATCTCTACAAGAGATGAAGTACGGCACGATTGAGCTTACACTTTCAAACCCCAATCACTTTCCGCTGGACATTGACTCGCTGTACTATGCACTTATCCTGGCCGCAGACACCGTTGCTTCGGGGCGACGTCCAATGCCGATCCACATCGGCGCTGCAGATAGTACTCGGGCCGATTTCCCGTTCGAACTCAAACTTGGGGTAACCGACATCATCAGCCAGCTCCCCCGCGTGCTGTCTGATACGGTCTGGCTCAGGCTCAACGGCCGTTACCGGCTCCCTGGACCAATTGGCCGGTACCGCCTGCCCTTCAGCTACATCCGTTCGGTGCCGCTTGCTGAGGAAGTACGGAAGCTTGTCGAGCGTATCAAAGGCGCTCTTGGCGACTAA
- a CDS encoding glucose 1-dehydrogenase, with the protein MVGIDLSGKVALVTGASRGLGRAAAVALARAGADVAVNFLKNRRAAAAVTATCRKYGAQAFAVRADVASAAQVRRMFELVVRRFGRLDILVANAGIWKEAPIDRMTDRQIEEMLGTNVRGVFYCCREASRIMVSQRSGRIVLVSSTAGQRGEPLHSHYAASKGAVISLTKSLAPELAQYGVLVNCIAPGWFATDMSRSTMTRPARRRAVLQTIPLGRIGRPDEFAGAVLFLCSDLATFVTGEILNVNGGAVLCG; encoded by the coding sequence ATGGTCGGGATTGACCTCTCAGGCAAAGTTGCGCTCGTGACCGGTGCAAGTCGTGGGCTTGGCCGAGCTGCAGCAGTCGCCTTGGCCCGGGCTGGCGCTGATGTCGCGGTCAATTTCCTGAAGAATCGTCGCGCGGCCGCAGCGGTTACCGCAACATGCCGGAAATACGGCGCGCAGGCCTTCGCAGTTCGGGCCGACGTTGCTTCTGCAGCCCAGGTGCGGCGGATGTTCGAGCTTGTTGTCCGGCGGTTCGGCCGGCTGGACATTCTTGTTGCCAACGCCGGCATCTGGAAGGAGGCACCAATTGACCGAATGACGGACCGGCAGATTGAGGAAATGCTCGGTACCAACGTCCGGGGCGTGTTCTATTGCTGCCGCGAAGCGTCCCGGATAATGGTAAGTCAACGTTCCGGTCGGATTGTGCTGGTGTCTTCAACCGCGGGCCAGCGTGGCGAGCCGCTACACTCCCATTATGCGGCATCCAAAGGTGCGGTCATAAGCCTCACGAAGTCACTTGCTCCGGAGCTTGCCCAGTATGGAGTTCTTGTCAACTGCATCGCGCCGGGGTGGTTCGCAACCGACATGTCGAGGTCAACGATGACCCGACCGGCTAGACGCCGGGCAGTTCTTCAGACAATACCGCTAGGCCGCATCGGTCGGCCCGATGAGTTTGCTGGTGCGGTGCTGTTTTTGTGTTCCGACCTCGCTACATTTGTCACCGGCGAGATTCTGAATGTGAATGGTGGCGCGGTGCTCTGCGGTTAG